The following proteins are encoded in a genomic region of Amia ocellicauda isolate fAmiCal2 chromosome 6, fAmiCal2.hap1, whole genome shotgun sequence:
- the LOC136751521 gene encoding nuclear body protein SP140-like protein isoform X3 has translation MSTSRGTEPLCVRSVRAGCKHRAEAWAWRESSPRDMKIRHAAMDSLEFFTQEELVDLLHSRKTELSCLTKPRRLLNQLRDADVISEDQHTKVLRAKGLEGREQALYQLLHWLEAEIPHKIKVFWGCIFQEHIMQHYPPLRLLKNSILDEKQGQSEESEEKDKPGPSTQPTPRKKKRPPKPIYGTPLNKKGKGSPEAIWNWPLYKSQLPVTCGDKQGTLYRDKLAKGERCVLAEGRWFSPRQFEEFGGKSSSKNWKLSIRCNKETLHRLIQEGHLQSPLKKRGRRYKGRRRLFSSDDLSSSSSASNMTHPLTTDGEEGDQEEERGDEEMLSEVQADHLPVTCGSATGSLQRDRFASGLIGRCIRTEDRWLSPCDFANENSCGEDGSNWKACIHCEGQPLSALIERRVLVPHSVLCQCRLCSSTESDRWQDNDDDCYACGSRGSLVCCDRCPHSFHTSCHLPRLEDLEDNNEPWLCTYCVLKDHQQSSPPGPLALSEALDSRLEHYLLQCQYLLLCLYKADQSKVFIQDPCQTVQGYAQHVESPMWLDKVSEKLLDGQYSTVSAFVRDIELIFHNCAQFNQDNQYGQMGVGLSDLFRAEFKKVFGVGH, from the exons ATGAGTACGAGTCGAGGGACAGAGCCGCTGTGTGTGCGCTCAGTCCGGGCAGGATGTAAACACCGAGCCGAGGCCTGGGCCTGGAGAGAGAGCAGTCCGCGGGATATGAAAATAAGACACGCTG CCATGGACTCACTGGAGTTCTTCACCCAGGAGGAGCTGGTTGACTTGCTCCACAGCCGCAAGACGGAGCTGTCCTGCCTCACTAAGCCCCGCCGCCTGCTCAACCAGCTCCGGGACGCTGACGTCATCTCCGAGGACCAGCACACA AAGGTGCTGCGTGCCAAGGGGCTGGAAGGGAGGGAGCAGGCGCTGTACCAGCTGCTGCACTGGCTGGAGGCCGAGATCCCACACAAGATCAAGGTCTTCTGGGGGTGTATCTTCCAGGAGCACATCATGCAGCACTACCCCCCCTTGAGACTACTGAAGAACAGCATCCTGGATG aAAAACAAGGGCAGTCAGAGGAGAGTGAAGAGAAGGACAAACCCGGCCCCTCCACCCAGCCCACCCCCAGGAAGAAGAAGAGACCCCCCAAACCCATCTACG GTACTCCTCTGAATAAGAAAGGCAAGGGCTCTCCCGAGGCAATCTGGAACTGGCCGCTGTACAAGAGCCAGCTGCCTGTGACCTGTGGGGACAAGCAGGGCACACTGTACAGGGACAAACTGGCCAAGG GGGAGCGGTGTGTGCTGGCAGAAGGACGCTGGTTCAGCCCAAGGCAGTTTGAGGAATTTGGGGGCAAGAGCAGCTCCAAGAACTGGAAACTGAGCATCCGCTGCAATAAAGAAACACTGCACAGATTGatacag GAGGGGCATCTGCAGTCTCCATTAAAGAAGAGGGGCAGAAGATACAAG GGCAGGCGCAGGCTCTTCAGTTCCGATGACCTCAGCAGCTCCTCCTCAG CGTCCAACATGACCCACCCCCTGACCACGGACGGTGAGGAGGGAGACCAGGAGGAGGAACGCGGCGATGAAGAGATGCTGTCAGAGGTCCAGGCTGACCACCTGCCGGTCACCTGCGGTTCAGCCACAGGGAGCCTACAGAGGGACAGGTTTGCCAGCG gtctaATTGGCAGGTGTATCAGGACGGAGGACCGTTGGCTAAGCCCCTGCGACTTCGCCAATGAGAACTCGTGTGGGGAGGATGGCTCCAACTGGAAGGCCTGTATCCACTGTGAGGGGCAGCCGCTGAGTGCTCTCatagag agacgTGTGCTGGTGCCACACTCTGTGCTGTGTCAGTGTCGTCTCTGCAGCAGCACTGAGTCTGACCGCTGG caggacaatgatgaTGACTGCTATGCCTGTGGGAGCCGGGGCTCTCTGGTTTGCTGTGACCGCTGCCCTCACTCCTTCCACACCAGCTGCCACTTGCCCAGACTGGAAGACCTAGAGGACAATAA tgAGCCCTGGCTGTGTACATACTGTGTGCTGAAAGACCACCAACAATCTTCCCCGCCTGGTCCTCTGGCCCTGTCGGAGGCCCTGGACTCCAGACTTGAACACTACCTGCTG CAATGTCAGTATCTGCTGCTTTGTCTCTACAAGGCCGACCAGAGCAAAGTCTTCATTCAGGACCCCTGTCAGACT gtgcAGGGCTATGCGCAGCATGTGGAGAGCCCCATGTGGCTGGACAAGGTCAGTGAGAAGCTGCTGGACGGCCAGTACAGCACAGTCAGCGCCTTCGTCAGAGACATTGAGCTCATCTTCCACAACTGCGCCCAGTTCAACCAG GACAATCAATATGGCCAGATGGGAGTGGGGCTGTCTGATCTGTTCCGGGCAGAATTCAAGAAGGTCTTTGGTGTGGGACACTGA
- the LOC136751521 gene encoding autoimmune regulator isoform X1, translating into MSTSRGTEPLCVRSVRAGCKHRAEAWAWRESSPRDMKIRHAAMDSLEFFTQEELVDLLHSRKTELSCLTKPRRLLNQLRDADVISEDQHTKVLRAKGLEGREQALYQLLHWLEAEIPHKIKVFWGCIFQEHIMQHYPPLRLLKNSILDGTYTRQKKLEKDEEMEEGKEKKEGKKQGQKEGRKNNKITHEKQGQSEESEEKDKPGPSTQPTPRKKKRPPKPIYGTPLNKKGKGSPEAIWNWPLYKSQLPVTCGDKQGTLYRDKLAKGERCVLAEGRWFSPRQFEEFGGKSSSKNWKLSIRCNKETLHRLIQEGHLQSPLKKRGRRYKGRRRLFSSDDLSSSSSASNMTHPLTTDGEEGDQEEERGDEEMLSEVQADHLPVTCGSATGSLQRDRFASGLIGRCIRTEDRWLSPCDFANENSCGEDGSNWKACIHCEGQPLSALIERRVLVPHSVLCQCRLCSSTESDRWQDNDDDCYACGSRGSLVCCDRCPHSFHTSCHLPRLEDLEDNNEPWLCTYCVLKDHQQSSPPGPLALSEALDSRLEHYLLQCQYLLLCLYKADQSKVFIQDPCQTVQGYAQHVESPMWLDKVSEKLLDGQYSTVSAFVRDIELIFHNCAQFNQDNQYGQMGVGLSDLFRAEFKKVFGVGH; encoded by the exons ATGAGTACGAGTCGAGGGACAGAGCCGCTGTGTGTGCGCTCAGTCCGGGCAGGATGTAAACACCGAGCCGAGGCCTGGGCCTGGAGAGAGAGCAGTCCGCGGGATATGAAAATAAGACACGCTG CCATGGACTCACTGGAGTTCTTCACCCAGGAGGAGCTGGTTGACTTGCTCCACAGCCGCAAGACGGAGCTGTCCTGCCTCACTAAGCCCCGCCGCCTGCTCAACCAGCTCCGGGACGCTGACGTCATCTCCGAGGACCAGCACACA AAGGTGCTGCGTGCCAAGGGGCTGGAAGGGAGGGAGCAGGCGCTGTACCAGCTGCTGCACTGGCTGGAGGCCGAGATCCCACACAAGATCAAGGTCTTCTGGGGGTGTATCTTCCAGGAGCACATCATGCAGCACTACCCCCCCTTGAGACTACTGAAGAACAGCATCCTGGATG GCACATACACTCGCCAGAAGAAGCTTGAGAAGGATGAGGAGATGGAGGAGGGGAAAGAGAAGAAGGAGGGGAAAAAGCAGGGGCAGAAAGAGGGTAGAAAGAACAACAAAATCACCCACG aAAAACAAGGGCAGTCAGAGGAGAGTGAAGAGAAGGACAAACCCGGCCCCTCCACCCAGCCCACCCCCAGGAAGAAGAAGAGACCCCCCAAACCCATCTACG GTACTCCTCTGAATAAGAAAGGCAAGGGCTCTCCCGAGGCAATCTGGAACTGGCCGCTGTACAAGAGCCAGCTGCCTGTGACCTGTGGGGACAAGCAGGGCACACTGTACAGGGACAAACTGGCCAAGG GGGAGCGGTGTGTGCTGGCAGAAGGACGCTGGTTCAGCCCAAGGCAGTTTGAGGAATTTGGGGGCAAGAGCAGCTCCAAGAACTGGAAACTGAGCATCCGCTGCAATAAAGAAACACTGCACAGATTGatacag GAGGGGCATCTGCAGTCTCCATTAAAGAAGAGGGGCAGAAGATACAAG GGCAGGCGCAGGCTCTTCAGTTCCGATGACCTCAGCAGCTCCTCCTCAG CGTCCAACATGACCCACCCCCTGACCACGGACGGTGAGGAGGGAGACCAGGAGGAGGAACGCGGCGATGAAGAGATGCTGTCAGAGGTCCAGGCTGACCACCTGCCGGTCACCTGCGGTTCAGCCACAGGGAGCCTACAGAGGGACAGGTTTGCCAGCG gtctaATTGGCAGGTGTATCAGGACGGAGGACCGTTGGCTAAGCCCCTGCGACTTCGCCAATGAGAACTCGTGTGGGGAGGATGGCTCCAACTGGAAGGCCTGTATCCACTGTGAGGGGCAGCCGCTGAGTGCTCTCatagag agacgTGTGCTGGTGCCACACTCTGTGCTGTGTCAGTGTCGTCTCTGCAGCAGCACTGAGTCTGACCGCTGG caggacaatgatgaTGACTGCTATGCCTGTGGGAGCCGGGGCTCTCTGGTTTGCTGTGACCGCTGCCCTCACTCCTTCCACACCAGCTGCCACTTGCCCAGACTGGAAGACCTAGAGGACAATAA tgAGCCCTGGCTGTGTACATACTGTGTGCTGAAAGACCACCAACAATCTTCCCCGCCTGGTCCTCTGGCCCTGTCGGAGGCCCTGGACTCCAGACTTGAACACTACCTGCTG CAATGTCAGTATCTGCTGCTTTGTCTCTACAAGGCCGACCAGAGCAAAGTCTTCATTCAGGACCCCTGTCAGACT gtgcAGGGCTATGCGCAGCATGTGGAGAGCCCCATGTGGCTGGACAAGGTCAGTGAGAAGCTGCTGGACGGCCAGTACAGCACAGTCAGCGCCTTCGTCAGAGACATTGAGCTCATCTTCCACAACTGCGCCCAGTTCAACCAG GACAATCAATATGGCCAGATGGGAGTGGGGCTGTCTGATCTGTTCCGGGCAGAATTCAAGAAGGTCTTTGGTGTGGGACACTGA
- the LOC136751521 gene encoding autoimmune regulator isoform X2, with the protein MSTSRGTEPLCVRSVRAGCKHRAEAWAWRESSPRDMKIRHAAMDSLEFFTQEELVDLLHSRKTELSCLTKPRRLLNQLRDADVISEDQHTKVLRAKGLEGREQALYQLLHWLEAEIPHKIKVFWGCIFQEHIMQHYPPLRLLKNSILDGTYTRQKKLEKDEEMEEGKEKKEGKKQGQKEGRKNNKITHEKQGQSEESEEKDKPGPSTQPTPRKKKRPPKPIYGTPLNKKGKGSPEAIWNWPLYKSQLPVTCGDKQGTLYRDKLAKGERCVLAEGRWFSPRQFEEFGGKSSSKNWKLSIRCNKETLHRLIQEGHLQSPLKKRGRRYKGRRRLFSSDDLSSSSSASNMTHPLTTDGEEGDQEEERGDEEMLSEVQADHLPVTCGSATGSLQRDRFASGLIGRCIRTEDRWLSPCDFANENSCGEDGSNWKACIHCEGQPLSALIERRVLVPHSVLCQCRLCSSTESDRWDNDDDCYACGSRGSLVCCDRCPHSFHTSCHLPRLEDLEDNNEPWLCTYCVLKDHQQSSPPGPLALSEALDSRLEHYLLQCQYLLLCLYKADQSKVFIQDPCQTVQGYAQHVESPMWLDKVSEKLLDGQYSTVSAFVRDIELIFHNCAQFNQDNQYGQMGVGLSDLFRAEFKKVFGVGH; encoded by the exons ATGAGTACGAGTCGAGGGACAGAGCCGCTGTGTGTGCGCTCAGTCCGGGCAGGATGTAAACACCGAGCCGAGGCCTGGGCCTGGAGAGAGAGCAGTCCGCGGGATATGAAAATAAGACACGCTG CCATGGACTCACTGGAGTTCTTCACCCAGGAGGAGCTGGTTGACTTGCTCCACAGCCGCAAGACGGAGCTGTCCTGCCTCACTAAGCCCCGCCGCCTGCTCAACCAGCTCCGGGACGCTGACGTCATCTCCGAGGACCAGCACACA AAGGTGCTGCGTGCCAAGGGGCTGGAAGGGAGGGAGCAGGCGCTGTACCAGCTGCTGCACTGGCTGGAGGCCGAGATCCCACACAAGATCAAGGTCTTCTGGGGGTGTATCTTCCAGGAGCACATCATGCAGCACTACCCCCCCTTGAGACTACTGAAGAACAGCATCCTGGATG GCACATACACTCGCCAGAAGAAGCTTGAGAAGGATGAGGAGATGGAGGAGGGGAAAGAGAAGAAGGAGGGGAAAAAGCAGGGGCAGAAAGAGGGTAGAAAGAACAACAAAATCACCCACG aAAAACAAGGGCAGTCAGAGGAGAGTGAAGAGAAGGACAAACCCGGCCCCTCCACCCAGCCCACCCCCAGGAAGAAGAAGAGACCCCCCAAACCCATCTACG GTACTCCTCTGAATAAGAAAGGCAAGGGCTCTCCCGAGGCAATCTGGAACTGGCCGCTGTACAAGAGCCAGCTGCCTGTGACCTGTGGGGACAAGCAGGGCACACTGTACAGGGACAAACTGGCCAAGG GGGAGCGGTGTGTGCTGGCAGAAGGACGCTGGTTCAGCCCAAGGCAGTTTGAGGAATTTGGGGGCAAGAGCAGCTCCAAGAACTGGAAACTGAGCATCCGCTGCAATAAAGAAACACTGCACAGATTGatacag GAGGGGCATCTGCAGTCTCCATTAAAGAAGAGGGGCAGAAGATACAAG GGCAGGCGCAGGCTCTTCAGTTCCGATGACCTCAGCAGCTCCTCCTCAG CGTCCAACATGACCCACCCCCTGACCACGGACGGTGAGGAGGGAGACCAGGAGGAGGAACGCGGCGATGAAGAGATGCTGTCAGAGGTCCAGGCTGACCACCTGCCGGTCACCTGCGGTTCAGCCACAGGGAGCCTACAGAGGGACAGGTTTGCCAGCG gtctaATTGGCAGGTGTATCAGGACGGAGGACCGTTGGCTAAGCCCCTGCGACTTCGCCAATGAGAACTCGTGTGGGGAGGATGGCTCCAACTGGAAGGCCTGTATCCACTGTGAGGGGCAGCCGCTGAGTGCTCTCatagag agacgTGTGCTGGTGCCACACTCTGTGCTGTGTCAGTGTCGTCTCTGCAGCAGCACTGAGTCTGACCGCTGG gacaatgatgaTGACTGCTATGCCTGTGGGAGCCGGGGCTCTCTGGTTTGCTGTGACCGCTGCCCTCACTCCTTCCACACCAGCTGCCACTTGCCCAGACTGGAAGACCTAGAGGACAATAA tgAGCCCTGGCTGTGTACATACTGTGTGCTGAAAGACCACCAACAATCTTCCCCGCCTGGTCCTCTGGCCCTGTCGGAGGCCCTGGACTCCAGACTTGAACACTACCTGCTG CAATGTCAGTATCTGCTGCTTTGTCTCTACAAGGCCGACCAGAGCAAAGTCTTCATTCAGGACCCCTGTCAGACT gtgcAGGGCTATGCGCAGCATGTGGAGAGCCCCATGTGGCTGGACAAGGTCAGTGAGAAGCTGCTGGACGGCCAGTACAGCACAGTCAGCGCCTTCGTCAGAGACATTGAGCTCATCTTCCACAACTGCGCCCAGTTCAACCAG GACAATCAATATGGCCAGATGGGAGTGGGGCTGTCTGATCTGTTCCGGGCAGAATTCAAGAAGGTCTTTGGTGTGGGACACTGA
- the LOC136751521 gene encoding autoimmune regulator isoform X4, translating to MDSLEFFTQEELVDLLHSRKTELSCLTKPRRLLNQLRDADVISEDQHTKVLRAKGLEGREQALYQLLHWLEAEIPHKIKVFWGCIFQEHIMQHYPPLRLLKNSILDGTYTRQKKLEKDEEMEEGKEKKEGKKQGQKEGRKNNKITHEKQGQSEESEEKDKPGPSTQPTPRKKKRPPKPIYGTPLNKKGKGSPEAIWNWPLYKSQLPVTCGDKQGTLYRDKLAKGERCVLAEGRWFSPRQFEEFGGKSSSKNWKLSIRCNKETLHRLIQEGHLQSPLKKRGRRYKGRRRLFSSDDLSSSSSASNMTHPLTTDGEEGDQEEERGDEEMLSEVQADHLPVTCGSATGSLQRDRFASGLIGRCIRTEDRWLSPCDFANENSCGEDGSNWKACIHCEGQPLSALIERRVLVPHSVLCQCRLCSSTESDRWQDNDDDCYACGSRGSLVCCDRCPHSFHTSCHLPRLEDLEDNNEPWLCTYCVLKDHQQSSPPGPLALSEALDSRLEHYLLQCQYLLLCLYKADQSKVFIQDPCQTVQGYAQHVESPMWLDKVSEKLLDGQYSTVSAFVRDIELIFHNCAQFNQDNQYGQMGVGLSDLFRAEFKKVFGVGH from the exons ATGGACTCACTGGAGTTCTTCACCCAGGAGGAGCTGGTTGACTTGCTCCACAGCCGCAAGACGGAGCTGTCCTGCCTCACTAAGCCCCGCCGCCTGCTCAACCAGCTCCGGGACGCTGACGTCATCTCCGAGGACCAGCACACA AAGGTGCTGCGTGCCAAGGGGCTGGAAGGGAGGGAGCAGGCGCTGTACCAGCTGCTGCACTGGCTGGAGGCCGAGATCCCACACAAGATCAAGGTCTTCTGGGGGTGTATCTTCCAGGAGCACATCATGCAGCACTACCCCCCCTTGAGACTACTGAAGAACAGCATCCTGGATG GCACATACACTCGCCAGAAGAAGCTTGAGAAGGATGAGGAGATGGAGGAGGGGAAAGAGAAGAAGGAGGGGAAAAAGCAGGGGCAGAAAGAGGGTAGAAAGAACAACAAAATCACCCACG aAAAACAAGGGCAGTCAGAGGAGAGTGAAGAGAAGGACAAACCCGGCCCCTCCACCCAGCCCACCCCCAGGAAGAAGAAGAGACCCCCCAAACCCATCTACG GTACTCCTCTGAATAAGAAAGGCAAGGGCTCTCCCGAGGCAATCTGGAACTGGCCGCTGTACAAGAGCCAGCTGCCTGTGACCTGTGGGGACAAGCAGGGCACACTGTACAGGGACAAACTGGCCAAGG GGGAGCGGTGTGTGCTGGCAGAAGGACGCTGGTTCAGCCCAAGGCAGTTTGAGGAATTTGGGGGCAAGAGCAGCTCCAAGAACTGGAAACTGAGCATCCGCTGCAATAAAGAAACACTGCACAGATTGatacag GAGGGGCATCTGCAGTCTCCATTAAAGAAGAGGGGCAGAAGATACAAG GGCAGGCGCAGGCTCTTCAGTTCCGATGACCTCAGCAGCTCCTCCTCAG CGTCCAACATGACCCACCCCCTGACCACGGACGGTGAGGAGGGAGACCAGGAGGAGGAACGCGGCGATGAAGAGATGCTGTCAGAGGTCCAGGCTGACCACCTGCCGGTCACCTGCGGTTCAGCCACAGGGAGCCTACAGAGGGACAGGTTTGCCAGCG gtctaATTGGCAGGTGTATCAGGACGGAGGACCGTTGGCTAAGCCCCTGCGACTTCGCCAATGAGAACTCGTGTGGGGAGGATGGCTCCAACTGGAAGGCCTGTATCCACTGTGAGGGGCAGCCGCTGAGTGCTCTCatagag agacgTGTGCTGGTGCCACACTCTGTGCTGTGTCAGTGTCGTCTCTGCAGCAGCACTGAGTCTGACCGCTGG caggacaatgatgaTGACTGCTATGCCTGTGGGAGCCGGGGCTCTCTGGTTTGCTGTGACCGCTGCCCTCACTCCTTCCACACCAGCTGCCACTTGCCCAGACTGGAAGACCTAGAGGACAATAA tgAGCCCTGGCTGTGTACATACTGTGTGCTGAAAGACCACCAACAATCTTCCCCGCCTGGTCCTCTGGCCCTGTCGGAGGCCCTGGACTCCAGACTTGAACACTACCTGCTG CAATGTCAGTATCTGCTGCTTTGTCTCTACAAGGCCGACCAGAGCAAAGTCTTCATTCAGGACCCCTGTCAGACT gtgcAGGGCTATGCGCAGCATGTGGAGAGCCCCATGTGGCTGGACAAGGTCAGTGAGAAGCTGCTGGACGGCCAGTACAGCACAGTCAGCGCCTTCGTCAGAGACATTGAGCTCATCTTCCACAACTGCGCCCAGTTCAACCAG GACAATCAATATGGCCAGATGGGAGTGGGGCTGTCTGATCTGTTCCGGGCAGAATTCAAGAAGGTCTTTGGTGTGGGACACTGA
- the LOC136751522 gene encoding uncharacterized protein LOC136751522 has product MTGARGSEGAPAGDGSSSALREDSSEPAATTGTGTGTSSGTGTGTETGTGPGLKSQVDLSSACRILVCPVETVAATLEGGSGTGSPKLQMLPQPAQDTGSGQEFSPQAIVQLIQAVGRRWEQYSTRERGQLFQGVQEELAQNGLAFPLERIRRKWNNLLVTYKRVYERARATGQHTTTWEYYEMMDAFLSVSSKSQGRKGTITSMGTTSTIAPPAATASAALSLAASSCILAAQEERGRVGEEWRRREEERERRRERRERRALGTLGRLVTTLELLSSKQDTVNTLLQRLADRHWGGGEGEAGK; this is encoded by the exons ATGACCGGAGCGCGGGGCAGCGAGGGGGCTCCGGCCGGGGACGGGAGCTCGTCTGCGCTGAGGGAGGACTCGTCCGAGCCCGCCGCCACCaccgggaccgggaccgggaccAGCAGCGGGACTGGGACAGGCACGGAGACCGGCACCGGGCCGGGACTGAAGAGCCAGGTGGACCTGAGCAGCGCCTGCCGCATCCTTGTGT GTCCAGTGGAGACTGTGGCTGCCACTCTGGAGGGGGGGTCAGGGACAGGCTCCCCCAAGCTACAGATGCTGCCCCAGCCAGCGCAAGACACAG GCTCAGGCCAGGAATTCTCCCCCCAGGCGATTGTGCAGCTGATTCAGGCGGTGGGCCGCCGCTGGGAGCAGTATAGCACTCGGGAGCGGGGGCAGCTGTTCCAGGGCGTGCAAGAGGAGCTGGCCCAGAATGGCCTGGCCTTCCCCCTCGAGCGCATCCGCCGCAAGTGGAACAACCTGCTGGTCACCTACAAGAGGGTGTATGAGCGCGCGCGTGCTACCGGCCAGCACACGACCACCTGGGAGTACTACGAG aTGATGGACGCCTTCCTGAGCGTCTCATCAAAATCCCAGGGCAGGAAGGGCACCATCACCTCCATGGGAACCACCAGCACCATAGCCCCCCCGGCCGCCACGGCAAGTGCAGCCCTTTCCCTGGCCGCCTCCAGTTGCATCCTGGCGGCCCAGGAGGAGCGAGGGAGGGTGGGGGAGGAGTGGCGGCGGCGGGAGGAAGAGCGGGAGCGACGCAGGGAGCGGCGGGAGCGGCGAGCACTGGGCACACTGGGTCGGCTGGTCACCACgctggagctgctctcctccAAGCAGGACACTGTCAACACCCTGCTGCAGCGGCTGGCTGACCGGcactgggggggaggggagggagaagcaggGAAGTAG